In a genomic window of Methanosarcina horonobensis HB-1 = JCM 15518:
- a CDS encoding aminotransferase class I/II-fold pyridoxal phosphate-dependent enzyme, whose translation MRPPCDPSKFIAEAVKSIPPSGIRRFFDLVSGLEDIISLGVGEPDFITPWHIREMCIHSLEKGQTSYTSNYGLPELRDELTRTYYRRYGLDYDPASEILITTGVSEALDIAIRAVVNPGDEVIVVQPSYVAYVPSVILAGGKPVIVSTHRNDDFSLTAEALKPAITSKTKAIVLNFPNNPTGAIMQQEGMEDIADLVVENDLFVISDEVYECLTYEGTHVPFSSLEGMKDRTVMLNGFSKAYAMTGLRLGFAMGAPDIIHSMMMIHQYSMLCAPTTAQVGAIEALRNGKGEMERMVREYDRRRHFIVKGFNRIGLECCNPKGAFYAFPYIGCTGLSSSDFAERLLNEKKIVTIPGDVFGEAGEGFLRCAYAASLDDIRKAIERMGDFVDGLKQ comes from the coding sequence CCCTTGGTGTGGGAGAGCCTGATTTCATTACTCCCTGGCACATCCGTGAGATGTGTATCCATTCTCTTGAAAAAGGGCAGACATCATATACCTCAAACTACGGGCTTCCGGAACTCAGAGACGAACTTACAAGAACCTATTATAGGCGCTACGGTCTGGACTATGACCCTGCATCCGAAATCCTGATTACTACAGGAGTAAGCGAAGCTCTTGATATAGCAATCAGGGCAGTGGTAAATCCCGGAGACGAAGTAATTGTGGTTCAGCCATCATATGTGGCATACGTTCCTTCAGTAATTCTGGCAGGAGGCAAGCCTGTTATTGTTTCCACGCACAGGAATGATGATTTCAGCCTTACTGCAGAAGCTCTTAAACCTGCAATCACCAGCAAGACAAAGGCAATTGTCCTCAATTTCCCTAACAACCCTACAGGTGCAATTATGCAGCAGGAAGGAATGGAGGATATTGCGGACCTCGTTGTCGAGAATGATTTATTTGTAATTTCGGACGAAGTTTATGAATGCCTGACTTATGAAGGCACTCACGTTCCATTCTCTTCCCTCGAAGGCATGAAGGATCGGACTGTAATGCTGAACGGTTTTTCCAAAGCCTATGCTATGACAGGGTTAAGACTTGGTTTTGCCATGGGAGCTCCGGATATCATTCATTCAATGATGATGATCCACCAGTATTCCATGCTCTGTGCTCCTACAACTGCTCAGGTAGGAGCAATCGAGGCTCTCCGCAACGGTAAAGGGGAAATGGAACGAATGGTTCGTGAATACGACCGGCGCAGGCACTTTATTGTAAAAGGCTTTAACAGAATAGGACTTGAATGCTGTAACCCTAAAGGCGCTTTCTATGCTTTCCCTTATATTGGGTGTACAGGTCTTTCCTCTTCTGACTTTGCAGAACGCCTGCTGAATGAAAAGAAAATCGTTACAATCCCCGGAGACGTATTCGGAGAAGCAGGTGAAGGTTTCCTTCGTTGTGCTTATGCAGCATCTCTGGATGACATCAGAAAAGCAATAGAAAGAATGGGAGACTTTGTAGACGGATTAAAACAGTAA
- a CDS encoding helix-turn-helix domain-containing protein: MANSIHEMIRASFRCEDMVKCVLGLKSLDIDAYKALLMHGPLTAERLGEILNRERSTAYRSLQNLIACGIVYRETRSIDSGGYYYEYVAIEPQEMKQMVKKNVDEWYNQMNELIEKLDDKVSVLVMRMDDEEAEHK, translated from the coding sequence ATGGCGAATTCTATTCATGAAATGATCAGAGCAAGCTTCAGATGCGAGGACATGGTAAAATGTGTGCTCGGCTTGAAATCCCTTGATATCGATGCATACAAGGCTCTGCTTATGCATGGACCCCTGACGGCAGAAAGACTGGGAGAGATTCTTAACAGGGAAAGGAGCACTGCGTACCGTTCTCTGCAGAACCTTATAGCCTGCGGAATTGTTTACAGGGAAACAAGATCCATCGACAGCGGAGGATACTATTATGAATATGTAGCCATCGAGCCTCAGGAAATGAAGCAGATGGTTAAGAAGAACGTTGACGAATGGTACAATCAGATGAACGAACTGATTGAAAAACTTGATGATAAAGTAAGTGTCCTCGTCATGCGGATGGACGATGAGGAAGCTGAACACAAATAA